Proteins encoded together in one Caminicella sporogenes DSM 14501 window:
- a CDS encoding type I restriction-modification system subunit M: MDNGTYNQIVSFIWSIADDCLRDVYVRGKYRDVILPMTVIRRLDAVLEETKEQVLQMKKMLDEAGVLNQTEALCSAAGQAFYNTSPFILKDLKSRAKSQQLKADFIAYLDGFSPNVQEILEKFKFRNQIDTMIEADILGAVIEKFVSPTINLSPNPVLDDKGEVKLPGLDNHTMGLIFEELIRKFNEENNEEAGEHFTPRDVVELMADVIFMPIKDKIKDGTYLCYDGACGTGGMLTIAEERLSELAKEHNKQISIHLYGQEINPETYAIAKADMLLKGDGKEADNIYYGSTLSNDANAAMEFDFMLSNPPYGKSWKTDAERLGGKNNITDPRFVVNFKGDPEFKMIPRVSDGQMLFLANNVAKMKHGTELGSRIAEVHNGSSLFTGDAGQGESNLRRYIIENDYLEAIIALPDNMFYNTGIATYIWVVTNRKEERRKGKVQLIDATNLKSPLRKNLGNKNCELTKEIRQQIMDIYLRFEENEYSKIFNNEEFGYWKITVERPLRLKVEINNEKLESFKQAAEEAKDITAYSLVKDLYIETKKEVYYNYNEFEELLKDIAKRKGEKLPVKRIKLIRKFFTTRDEKAERVVNKVLKKEKEDALNGKFKLGNDIVEFEVDKELTDTEQVPLTYDGGIKKFFENEVLPYAPDAWIDNSKTQIGYEISFTKYFYKPVQLRSIDEIVADLKALEAETEGLLQEIIGG; this comes from the coding sequence ATGGATAATGGAACATATAATCAAATTGTAAGCTTTATATGGAGTATTGCAGATGATTGTTTAAGAGATGTATACGTCAGAGGAAAATATAGAGATGTTATTTTACCGATGACGGTAATTAGAAGGCTTGACGCAGTATTAGAAGAAACCAAGGAACAAGTGCTTCAAATGAAAAAAATGTTAGATGAGGCGGGTGTTTTAAATCAAACAGAAGCTTTATGCAGTGCAGCAGGGCAAGCTTTTTATAATACTTCACCATTCATACTAAAAGATTTAAAGTCAAGAGCTAAAAGCCAACAGCTAAAAGCTGACTTTATAGCATATTTAGATGGGTTTTCACCTAATGTACAAGAAATCCTTGAGAAATTTAAGTTTAGAAATCAAATAGATACTATGATAGAGGCAGACATACTTGGTGCAGTAATAGAAAAGTTTGTATCACCAACTATTAATTTAAGTCCTAATCCTGTACTAGATGATAAAGGAGAAGTAAAACTACCAGGTCTTGACAACCATACCATGGGATTAATCTTTGAAGAATTGATACGTAAATTTAATGAAGAAAACAACGAAGAAGCAGGAGAACACTTTACACCAAGGGATGTTGTGGAGCTTATGGCAGATGTTATCTTCATGCCTATAAAAGACAAGATAAAGGATGGAACTTATCTTTGTTATGATGGTGCCTGCGGTACAGGTGGAATGCTTACCATTGCAGAAGAAAGACTTTCCGAGCTTGCAAAGGAACACAACAAACAAATATCAATACATCTTTATGGACAGGAAATAAACCCAGAAACCTATGCTATTGCAAAAGCAGACATGTTATTAAAAGGTGATGGCAAAGAAGCGGACAATATTTATTATGGTTCAACACTATCCAATGATGCTAATGCCGCTATGGAATTTGACTTTATGCTATCAAATCCACCTTACGGTAAGTCATGGAAAACAGACGCAGAAAGATTAGGAGGTAAGAATAACATTACAGATCCTAGATTTGTTGTGAATTTTAAAGGTGATCCTGAGTTTAAAATGATTCCAAGGGTAAGTGATGGTCAAATGTTATTTTTAGCCAATAATGTGGCTAAAATGAAACATGGCACAGAATTGGGCAGTAGAATAGCAGAGGTACATAATGGGTCATCTTTGTTTACTGGAGATGCAGGACAAGGGGAAAGCAATTTAAGAAGATACATAATTGAGAATGACTATCTTGAAGCTATCATAGCATTACCAGATAATATGTTTTATAACACAGGCATTGCAACTTATATATGGGTAGTAACCAATCGTAAAGAAGAAAGAAGAAAAGGTAAAGTTCAGCTTATAGATGCCACAAACCTAAAATCACCTTTAAGGAAAAATTTAGGCAATAAAAACTGTGAACTAACAAAGGAAATTAGGCAGCAGATTATGGATATTTATCTAAGGTTCGAGGAAAATGAGTACAGTAAAATATTTAATAATGAAGAATTTGGATATTGGAAAATCACTGTTGAAAGGCCATTAAGACTAAAAGTAGAAATTAACAACGAGAAGCTAGAATCATTTAAACAAGCTGCAGAAGAGGCAAAAGACATAACAGCTTACAGCTTAGTAAAGGACTTATACATCGAAACAAAGAAAGAGGTTTACTATAACTATAATGAGTTTGAAGAGCTTTTGAAAGACATAGCAAAGAGAAAAGGCGAGAAACTACCAGTTAAAAGAATAAAACTTATAAGAAAATTCTTTACAACTAGAGATGAAAAGGCTGAAAGGGTAGTAAATAAGGTCTTAAAAAAAGAGAAAGAAGATGCATTAAATGGTAAGTTTAAATTAGGAAATGATATTGTAGAGTTTGAAGTAGATAAAGAGTTAACAGATACAGAACAAGTTCCACTTACTTATGATGGTGGTATTAAGAAATTCTTTGAAAATGAGGTATTACCCTATGCCCCTGATGCATGGATAGATAATAGTAAAACACAAATTGGTTATGAAATCAGCTTTACAAAATACTTCTATAAACCAGTACAACTTCGAAGTATAGATGAGATCGTAGCAGATTTAAAAGCACTAGAAGCTGAAACTGAAGGCTTACTACAAGAAATCATAGGGGGTTAG
- a CDS encoding helix-turn-helix domain-containing protein, which translates to MEYMTAKEAAQKWGISQRRVQVLCGQGRIKNAIRIGWAWAIPIDAKKPEDKRLKRHDMYRED; encoded by the coding sequence ATGGAATATATGACTGCAAAAGAAGCAGCTCAAAAGTGGGGTATTTCTCAACGAAGAGTTCAAGTTTTATGCGGACAAGGAAGAATAAAGAATGCTATCCGTATTGGCTGGGCATGGGCTATACCAATAGACGCTAAGAAACCGGAAGATAAACGCTTAAAAAGACATGATATGTATAGGGAGGACTAA
- a CDS encoding restriction endonuclease subunit S produces MENGLKPYEEYKQTNIVWNEKTPLHWEVKRGKEIFKYKKEINSKYQCSNILSLTLKGVVKNSENNPIGLVPKDYATYQIFEKGDLVFKLIDLENYKTSRVGFVNQRGIMSPAYIRLQSYVGCNNKYFYYQYYDLYLRGVYNKLGEGVRSTLSGKDLLNLRIVVPPKEEQDQIVRYLDSKLSKINKFFRAKKKQVKLLKELKQAIINQAVTKGLDPNVKIKPSGIEWLGDIPEGWEVRRIKTIVKNTAITTTQKDEDDIYIGLENVESWSGRIINASTETVFDSTAKKYNDGNILFGKLRPYLAKVTIPSKKGVCSGEFLVLETLSGDLYNKFVEYLLRSNSIIELISMSTYGAKMPRAEWDFIGNIKIGLPSLNEQQEIVTYIEAKTRTIDKAIESIKKQIDIITEYRTSLISNVVTGKVDVRGIEVEDFIEESEEDFEDLEEPELLEENIEMGEEE; encoded by the coding sequence ATGGAGAACGGCTTAAAACCTTATGAGGAATATAAACAGACAAATATTGTGTGGAATGAAAAAACACCCTTACATTGGGAAGTGAAAAGAGGGAAGGAGATATTTAAGTACAAGAAAGAAATAAACTCAAAATATCAATGTAGTAATATATTATCTTTAACTTTAAAGGGTGTAGTTAAAAACAGTGAAAATAACCCTATAGGTCTTGTACCGAAAGACTATGCAACTTATCAAATTTTTGAAAAAGGCGATTTAGTATTTAAATTGATTGATTTAGAAAATTATAAAACAAGTCGTGTAGGGTTTGTAAATCAAAGGGGTATTATGAGTCCTGCCTATATTAGATTACAAAGTTATGTAGGATGTAATAATAAATATTTTTATTATCAATATTACGATTTGTATCTTAGGGGTGTATACAATAAATTGGGTGAAGGTGTGAGGTCTACTTTAAGCGGGAAAGATTTGTTAAATTTACGTATAGTGGTACCACCCAAAGAAGAACAGGACCAAATTGTCCGTTACCTTGACAGCAAGCTCTCAAAAATAAATAAGTTCTTCAGGGCAAAGAAAAAGCAAGTTAAACTCCTAAAAGAGCTAAAACAAGCAATTATTAATCAAGCAGTTACAAAGGGATTAGACCCTAATGTGAAAATAAAACCATCCGGTATTGAATGGCTTGGGGATATTCCTGAGGGGTGGGAAGTTAGAAGAATAAAAACAATTGTTAAAAATACAGCTATTACAACAACTCAAAAAGATGAAGATGATATTTATATTGGTCTTGAAAATGTGGAGAGCTGGAGTGGTAGAATAATAAATGCTTCCACTGAAACTGTTTTTGATAGTACGGCTAAAAAATACAATGATGGTAATATTTTATTTGGAAAGCTTAGACCATACTTGGCTAAAGTTACCATACCATCTAAAAAAGGAGTTTGTTCAGGAGAATTTTTGGTTTTGGAAACATTATCAGGTGATTTATATAATAAGTTTGTTGAATATCTTTTACGTTCAAATAGTATTATTGAATTAATTTCAATGTCGACTTATGGTGCAAAAATGCCACGAGCAGAGTGGGATTTTATTGGTAATATAAAGATTGGATTGCCATCATTAAATGAACAACAAGAAATAGTAACTTATATAGAAGCAAAAACACGAACCATTGACAAAGCCATAGAATCAATAAAAAAACAAATAGACATTATCACCGAATACCGAACTAGCTTAATTTCCAATGTAGTGACAGGTAAAGTAGATGTGCGAGGTATTGAAGTTGAAGATTTTATTGAGGAATCAGAGGAAGATTTTGAAGACTTAGAGGAACCAGAACTATTAGAAGAAAATATTGAAATGGGGGAGGAGGAATAG